Proteins from a genomic interval of Zingiber officinale cultivar Zhangliang chromosome 1B, Zo_v1.1, whole genome shotgun sequence:
- the LOC122038899 gene encoding LIM domain-containing protein PLIM2b-like — MSFSGTQDKCKECEKTVHFIDLLTADGVTYHKACFKCSHCKGTLSMCNYSSMDGVLYCKPHFEQLFKETGTFTKKFPAGAKSSEQQPKAPPSKISSAFCGTQDKCAACKKTAYPLEKLTMEGESYHKTCFKCSVGGCVLTPSSYAALDGILYCKHHFAQLFMEKGSYNHVIQAAIEKQNINDNQPQLEDDTAACQADEDSGEANHEEHAREQEGQI; from the exons ATGTCTTTTAGTGGAACCCAGGACAAATGCAAGGAATGCGAGAAGACTGTCCACTTCATCGATCTCTTGACCGCCGACGGTGTTACTTATCACAAAGCCTGCTTCAAATGCAGTCACTGCAAGGGCACTCTCTCG ATGTGCAACTACTCTTCCATGGACGGTGTCCTCTACTGTAAGCCTCACTTCGAGCAGCTCTTCAAGGAAACAGGGACCTTCACCAAAAAGTTCCCAGCGG GTGCAAAGTCGAGCGAACAG CAGCCTAAGGCACCACCAAGCAAGATCTCTTCCGCATTCTGTGGAACCCAAGACAAATGTGCAGCCTGCAAGAAGACAGCGTACCCCTTGGAAAAG CTGACGATGGAAGGGGAGTCGTACCACAAGACGTGCTTCAAGTGCTCAGTGGGCGGTTGCGTGCTGACGCCTTCTTCCTATGCTGCCCTGGATGGCATCCTCTACTGCAAGCATCACTTCGCGCAGTTGTTCATGGAGAAGGGAAGCTACAACCACGTCATCCAGGCGGCCATCGAGAAGCAGAATATCAACGACAACCAGCCACAGCTGGAGGATGACACCGCTGCCTGCCAAGCTGACGAGGATTCCGGTGAGGCCAACCATGAGGAGCATGCGAGGGAGCAGGAGGGGCAAATATAA